The Cryptomeria japonica chromosome 6, Sugi_1.0, whole genome shotgun sequence genomic interval AAAAACCAATATACTCATAAAATTAAAACCATGCAATAAATATACTTGGAGAAGCTCTTATGGGAAAAAATTTACCTTAAAAATATCAAGCTTTATATTAATTTGTAAGGAAATATAATTTAATACAAGTCACTTTTATAGTAGACTAGTTGTACATAAGATTACATGAAAACAACTATACAATCCACTCTCTCATGCCTCTAATATATAGGAAATCACAAACAAGAGACAACCAAGTGTTATAAAAAAATATGAGTTAGAACCATAAATCATGTCAAGCATCTAAAAATAGTATTTAACTCTTCTTAGACCTCTTAGATGCCTCTTAGGAATAATATATGTCACATATTTCATCATAATGGTTTTGTGAAAAATGCCCTAATCCTAGGGATTCTATGAGGCATAGTTTTCCTTGTTGTAGAAATAAACATGAAAGATCTTCATACAAGTAATAAAGTTATCAAATTCTATGTAATATTAAATGCACTTCTTTACAATATCTCAATTATCCTAGAggttaaatatataataaataaatccTCTTTCTCACATAAGAATCTAACTTAGCCCTATTCCACCATAATTGGAGACCAGACATTATGTATCATGTATATTTACAATACTTAAGAATTACAAGGAAAATAGTACAATTATTCCTAAAAGTATGTTACTTAAAATTTACATTCCAATACATTAAGGCaaagtaaaaaataaattaatatctaGAACGTTCAAAAAGCATTGCCTCTCTACACCAATTAAAATTTATTATGCTCACTAGCATATAGAGAGTATCTAAAATATTAACCAAAGTATAAACCTTTTGTATCATAACTCTACAACATCAATCATATGATGATATATTAAACATCAGTATGCTTCTAACAAGAGTTGTACAATACAATCTTTGCCAAACAAGTGAAACTCAAACTATAAACCCAACCTATTTACAATCAAATTCAATACTTGAACACAATCTCTATAACCATAGTTTCTCTTTAAATATATGTTTtaatataatgtcttttccttctataataaaaaatgcaattgcAAGTTATTTCTTATTCATCTAACAAACAAATCCATGAAATAGAGTGAAAAGTAAGTAATAATAGACCTACTAATATCTAGGTCACCAACCTAATGTAAATCAATAAACACTTTAGTATCAAGAATCTTAGTGGACCATgatgcaaaataaaataattataattttcttaaaaatattcaaaaattatgATTACATAAATCTAATTCTCTTTAATGGGTTAGAAATAAAATTTCTAAGAATTCCTCTTTCTTAGGCAATATCTAATGTTAAAGAAAACCATAGAATATAAtagcctcaaaaaaaaaaaaaaaagaatcattaAAAATATTCTCCAAATTAGTATTTAACTTAATAGTTAAGACACAAATTCATTTTTTAATTGATACCAATAATTTAGAAATAGATATTAATTGGATTGTAATCATATGCATCATGAACCTCTACAAAACAACCTAAATATATCTTCTCTAACTAAACCAAATACTTTATCCCTTATTCTTGTTGTTCCTTATATGAAAAATTTACTTTGTAGtctctctctttctatatatatattatttttaataaattaattacataaatGTAGAGAATGATAATTTGCAATGGAtcattaattattaaaataaaaaaacaaaatgacgacattcatttttaaaaattatgatCCAATGTGAAATTATCAAGCTTATAATATCATATCCTTGATGGCTTATTTAGACCATACAATTACTATTTCAAATCATATGACAAGCTCTCCTTcagatttaaaaaaacaaaaacccattagtTAGTTTCATATAATTTTCTTCCTTAATATCCTtagatacaaaaaataaataaaaaaatgtcattttaacatccattttctttacttctagattgtatgtgggaaaaatgaaaAGTATGAATCTATGAATCAATTAGAAGGTAGTTTTTTAATAGGAGAGAAAATTTCTTTAAATTTAACTCCTCCCATTTAAGAGTATCCATTACCATTAGTCTTGTATTTTATCTTTCTAACTATTCATTGGCTCAATATATCTTTTTAAACACACTATTGCAGCCAATGGGTTTCCTTCCCTTAGGTAACTCAACTAGATCTTAAGTCTCACATTCTTTCCCTTGGGTAACTCAACTAGATCCTAAGTCTCATATTCTTTCCCTTAGGTAACTCAACTAGATCTTAAGTCTCACATTCTTTCAATTATATCATGTGATTATTATGGCCTCCATCTAAGACCCATGATCCTTTAAATTAGGACATTTCTTCACAAATCTAATTTTTTCACTAATATACGATAAAGCGAATTTATACAACAAAAAAACGGTGGTCTATACTTGTCAACTAGTTTATGATGCCTTCGCAATATCCTACTATTATCTTAACTCTCTAAATCTTAACTATTTTCTTCCTTGCATTGTCCTATTAAATCAATTATTCTTCCGCCTATGCATCTTTtccttataaatatttttttttgaaaatttatagttttattttatttctttggcTATACATTATCAAACGTAATTTTAAATTACCCAAAAATTGCAACTCTAAATATACCATTTTTAAGGTCGAAAGGTTCGATAGCTTATAAGTTTTTACATTATTATCATAATTAACGAAGATACATTTATTAGTTTTAAAATAAAACCTAGACCATTATTTTAGGTATGTAAATAAAAGCATAATACCAAACACTcaaatgtgtgaaatataggttatcCTACCTTTACATACCTCATATTGTGTTTGATCAATGAATTTTAAATAAGCTGGTGTATTAATAAAGTAATGAATAGTActtattatttcattttttttaaaatgaatgattCTATGTCAGaataaaataatcatttttaatatttgataaatAATCGATCCAAATGTGTGAGCCCCTCAAAACATGTATAATTAGTACACCAaacttaaaatatttaataaaaaatgtgATATTGAAATGAAAAGAAACCATATGTTTAAGTTAcaattttttaaatacaaaaacatttaaaaaattaatataagaaCATAGAGGCACTTCATTcaattcatttcttacattttattAGCAGCTAAACATGATTAAAGCTAAATAAAAAAGGATTTAATCATTAacatgaaatataaatataaaaatgtaATTGATTAGAAAGAATGAACCAGATAATGTGTATCTATCTCATTACATTGAATGATGTATTTTAATAAATACTAATGTTATAATAATTTCAAGAGTCAATGTATTTTAATAAATACTAATGTTATAATAATTTCAAAACTAGCACGTTGTACAAATAGTTATAAAAGACTAATTTTTCCATTCTATATTTCTCTATAGATTCTCACAATCCTCCTTCCATGATTACTCTTATACTTCTAATTCTCTTTtactaaatattaaatatagaacaTAATGTTGAGGAAGACCTCAAAAAATTTATTATATGAATATTGAAATGTTAGGATTGTAGTGTAGGAAACAGTCAAACCAATCATTTTGCCTAAAAAAATCAGTCTAAAATAATACAAGTGTAATGTTGAATAATTAGTCGTTTAAGATCAAAGACCAAAACAAATAGAGTAAAGAGAGGATGAGAATCTGTGAATATGAAGACATGAGGTAAGAAACAATACAGTCGGCCAACAAATCGTTCGTTTCGTCCTCCATTACAACATGAAAGTCAAGTCAAAAATAAAGTCATTAAGGATCAAAGATGAAAGACCCAATCAAATAGAGTAGGGACAGAGTGGGAATCTGGCAATATGAATTTACAAGATTTAAAATTGGAGTCACATCCACGCTATTTAAGACCACTCAACTTTAGCTTACTCTTGGAATTTTACAGATTTATCCCCAGTCAATTCGGGCCACATGCACTAGGTCATAATGTTTTTAAAATAGATGTAAATAACCAATGTAAAATAAACATATGTGATAATTTAGTAAGAATCTTAAAGTAAATAATTGGAGCAATTAATTGAATAACACCATCATGAAATTCAACTTTATTATCATTAAATTCTTATATATAATATTCTGAATATATTTTAACAACATTTGTTTTCAATGCTTATCTAATCATAGTTCTTAGAAAGGTTACTCTCACCTTAGGAAGATTTCAATGGCCTAGACCCTCATAGCAATGACACATTTTAGGGGGAAACAACACTAACTTAAAAACAATACACATGTTTCACAATCATTATCCCTAACCAAGATAATCTTGAACGCACTCCATACTCCAAGTTGGACACATCTCATATGTCCCTTCTCCCATGCCCATAGCCTAGCAAACCACATTTTTCTTACTGAGTGATCTCTATGCTCTTTCCAAGTCTTAAATAATTGACTTATATAACATTTCAAAGGATGGTTACTAAATCATCAAATCCTTTCATAAAGGtttctttttaataattatttaaattataaataagtaTTCCTTCTTTAAACGAGTTCATATAAATAACCTTACCTCATTATTTAGAAAAATATCAATTCCTCATCAATGTCCATTTTAACTAAAGAATCACATTATCTTTTTGTCaatcattttataattaaaaaatacataGATTTTAATGCTATAACAATTTTTCAATCATTCTTTGATCATAAAACTAAACTTCTTATCGTTCTCATTTCCTTTTCAAAATAATGTACATGATTtcttaatttcaaattttctttatttaatctaaataataaaatattttcaatgaATCCTTGGTCTATTGGTAAAATTGAAAAGTTCTCACCATAAATCAAGTCTTATTAAATAGAAAGTTctcacataaaaaaaaaaaagcccAAAGACAAATTTATGAACAAACCtccattaaaaaataaattaaatattaatatatatacattttaacTAAACTAGAAGAAAATAAAGTCAATTACCTATACTAAAGATCAAATATTCTATGGCACCTCACACCTCACACCTCCTTGTCCAATAGCCATTATGCGGCTCTTCTTCATCTTCAGATGTACTAATCTACGATATCGTTAGATATTATGCAACTGTTGTCCATATTGCTCATGTCTTCGAGAGTAATTCAATGTGAAAAGAAAGTGCAGGACGAACTGGTTCAACATTCAAAAAAATCGGATCTCTTTGAATTATATTTCATTACCAACTTCACACGTTATCTCTATAGACGAGTCCAAAAGCACTAAGCGCCTACATCTGCAAAAACTTTCTACACCCATTTATCAGGATTCTTCAGTTTGATTACCCACAATAGCCTGGTCAATGTGCCACAGCTCTACCCACTCTCACCGTTTAGTCCCGCACGTTACGGCAATGGGCTAGCCCGTTTACctttgaaaaccctaaattttcctgaaccctattcttacATGCATTGGAAATTGGAATAGAAATAGTTTTTTTTAATGACCTTGGCTATTTATAGATAGCAAGTGCAGACTCATTATTCCCATCATACTATTCTCTTATTACTTTGCTGTTGAGATTCCCCGCTACTGTTTAAGTCTGTACATCATCCCAGTTCCCACCAACCAGCTGTCAAATTTCTACTTTTATCACTATTTCCAGTTTTATTTGCAGCACTTTTGTTCCAGTTGAAATTCCTTGCTCGCCCACTGTAATGGCTCTAAAACCATCTTTAGTTGTATTACTATTAAACCTTGTGCCCATCTTCCTCGTGATATCAGGAGCTTCTTGTAAGGAAAAGAATATGGTGTTTTACGTGCAGGAAATAGTGAGTGGAGCGAATGCTACGGTACTTTCAGCTGGAGGAGTGAATGGATCGTCTTCGAATGTTGAAGCATTTGGAACAGTTTTTGTAATAGACAACGCCATAACCCAAGGATCTCACCCCAATTCCAAGCTATTGGGAAGGCTTCAAGGAGTGGAAGCCAATACAGATCTAAGTGGAAAGAATTATCATATGGTTTCCTCTCTTATATTTGAGAATGGAAGCAGCCTTGAGATCCAGGGGACAATAAGAACTCAGGCGGCAAAGAGGGAGCTGTCTGTTGTTGGAGGAACTGGGCAATTCAGATTCGCccatggatttgttattgttgaagTTGTAGCGTTTGATGGAGTCAATCTCACATTTAAGCTGAGTGTTACGGTTCAGACATGATCTAAAAGTGAGTGATAAATAAAAAGTCTCATTGTTTGAGAGGGTGAGTCGCCCTGCTTGTTCCCATCAACTTGAGAGTATATAAATTTCTTTACACACGAGAGAATATATTAGGCTGAATCTTCACTGCTTTGTGCATTCTGTGAGGAGTCTTCATGTTTTATATATCTGCATAAGCACAATGATATTGGGTGTAATTCATCCATTTGGCAAAAGTAACTTTAAATTCATTACCTCTTATTTTCGAATTACTTTGATTATCATATGTTTTGGGGCCGTGAGGCTACTTCAATTGATATGATTTAAGTATCTTTTTCTAATGTCGGCGTAAGGTTGTTTCTTAATTTTCTAGGAAACCTTTATGCTTTTTTTCAAAGTGATAACAAGAAGATATCTATAGATAAACTCTACCACATAATTGGTAATTAGTATTTGTTTTTGTGAAGTGAAAGAGTGCTTTATCCCATTTAAAGGACAGAAAATTTGCAAAGATTTATGATAAACGGGAAGTAGGTTGAACGTTATTAGGTAAATAATTGGTAA includes:
- the LOC131041241 gene encoding dirigent protein 11-like, with the protein product MALKPSLVVLLLNLVPIFLVISGASCKEKNMVFYVQEIVSGANATVLSAGGVNGSSSNVEAFGTVFVIDNAITQGSHPNSKLLGRLQGVEANTDLSGKNYHMVSSLIFENGSSLEIQGTIRTQAAKRELSVVGGTGQFRFAHGFVIVEVVAFDGVNLTFKLSVTVQT